Proteins from a single region of Chanodichthys erythropterus isolate Z2021 chromosome 13, ASM2448905v1, whole genome shotgun sequence:
- the lhfpl2b gene encoding LHFPL tetraspan subfamily member 2b, whose amino-acid sequence MCHVIVTCRSMLWTLMSIVVAFSELVAFMSAEWLVGYPDGSEFNFTITASHRSNQRTLGIYNRCIKVAQQKVLQCGPYATDFMEIASGFWQATIIFLVIGIFLLSVVGILSVFSMCFQSILKKSIFNVCGLLQGIAGLFLILGLMLYPAGWGSKKVVDYCGQDASPYKVGLCSLGWAFYTAIGGTVLTFICAMFSAQAEIATSSDKVQDEIEEGRSLICVL is encoded by the exons ATGTGTCACGTCATAGTCACATGCCGCTCTATGTTATGGACCTTGATGAGCATTGTGGTGGCATTTTCTGAGCTGGTGGCATTTATGAGTGCTGAGTGGCTGGTGGGATATCCAGATGGCTCTGAATTCAACTTCACCATCACTGCTTCACACCGCAGCAACCAGCGCACCCTGGGTATTTATAACCGCTGCATCAAGGTGGCACAGCAGAAGGTGCTCCAGTGTGGGCCCTACGCAACAGACTTTATGGAAATAGCCAGCGGCTTCTGGCAGGCAACTATTATATTTCTAGTCATCGGAATCTTTCTCCTGTCTGTAGTGGGCATCCTTTCGGTTTTCAGCATGTGCTTCCAGAGTATCTTGAAGAAGAGCATATTCAATGTGTGTGGCCTACTTCAGGGAATAGCAG GTCTATTCCTCATTCTAGGTTTGATGCTCTATCCTGCAGGCTGGGGATCTAAGAAGGTGGTTGACTACTGTGGTCAGGATGCTTCGCCATACAAAGTGGGCTTGTGTTCTCTGGGCTGGGCCTTCTACACAGCCATAGGAGGCACTGTGCTCACTTTCATCTGTGCCATGTTTTCAGCCCAGGCTGAGATCGCCACCTCCAGCGACAAGGTGCAGGATGAGATTGAAGAGGGACGGAGTCTCATTTGTGTGCTGTGA